TAGATGTTCCTAGATGTATGCAAAGCTGCTTTGTGTTTGGAGTGAAAGCAGGTGGCAGTGGTTTTAAGTGAGCAGTCGTCCTGCTGGTGTGATAACTTCCCTCACAGGGTCTGGGTTCTGGTCTCatgttctttctattttgtgtaggTGTTGGCAAGCTGGCCAGTGTGCCTGCTGGTGGGGCTGTGGCTGTTTCTGCTGCCCCTGGCTCTGCAGCACCTGCTGCTGGTTCTGCCCCCGCTGCAGGTAAATGGAGGTCTGATGAGTGAGTGGGTGGTAAAGGGGGTTGGTACTCAAGGTTTATTGTTGCTTGGGGCTCCTGGGACAACCTAGATGAATTCTTGGGGCAGTGCTTACTATGGTGTTCCCCCACagcagaggagaagaaagatgagAAGAAGGAGGAGTCCGAGGAGTCGGATGACGACATGGGATTTGGCTTGTTTGATTAAATTCCTGCTCCCCTGCAAATAAAGTCTTTTTATGTATCTTGAGTGGCCTTTAAACATTTTGTCAACATGCGACATGCTGTGTCTTCAGCCTAGGCTCCACCCAGAGTTGGGTCAGTGGGGGAAAGAGGATCCTTAGGCCCCTTTACTTAGTAGGGCCTTGGCTTTAGACAACTGTCAGGCCCTGTGTGGTGTTTCCTTGCAGCTTTTGTTAAATATTCTGGGAAAACAAGTTATGGGAAATATGAGTGAGcctgaattgaaaaaaaatttttttttgagtagcACTGCTCTGCTGTAAGAGTGGTTCATAGGTCACTATTCCACTTAGCTTGACAGTGAGGGTGTCCCCAAGTTTCCCTATAAGGATTGAGGTGTCAAGGTACAGATAACTTTTCAGAGTGTTAGCTTTCTAATGGCTGGTTCTCTACATTTTGCATTTAtaagtacattatagctgtcctcggacacactagaagagggcatcagatctcattatggatggttgtgagccaccatatggttgcgggaatttgaactcaggacctttggaagagcagtcagtgttcttactcaCCTGGTCTGTCAGTCTTTTAGGTAGACAGCTGAGTGTTACACAGAGGATGGAGATCACTCTGCTTCCTGTGGCAAGGAATAAAATATGGCCACAACCAGGAAGGGTGGTGGATGTAGAAAAGACAGCTAACACCCTTTGAGGTGAGCTATAAGGGAGCAGGTAGAGATGGGGGTAGGGGTAGGAGGGTCCAGGGTTCTGGGCACAATTGTAGCCTGTACCctgaaggaagggaggggcttGTGCTGCTTAAGGTTCTTATAAGGTTGTTCATGGGAgttgacccagcctcaggattctGAGAAAGGCCAGCCCTGTTCTTGGCACCAGCATCTCCCAGGAGCCTGAAGGGTGTGTGCCCAAACAGCCTTACCCTCTGTGGAAATGAGAGCAGAGGTCCTACTGAGCTGGGGCAGCACTGTCCCTCAGGCCCATTACTGGAACAAAAATAGAGAGGACCTTAAGTCGTTAGCTTCCTGTGTGTACCAGGATAAGCCCTGGGCTTACTGTGGACTTGTTTCTACCCTAAACTCAGTCATATTAATCATGACATACCGGTGTACATTCCACCTTGACAACCTTTGGTCTCAGTCAGTGTGTGGGCCAAGCCAGCATAGAACAAGTTTACCTAGCATAAAGAACCTTtaaaagcctggtgtggtggcacaagcctttaatcccagcagttgggaggcagaggcgggtgaatttctgagttcgaggccagcctggtttacagagttgagttccaggacagccagggctacacagagaaagcctgtctcaaaaaaaaaacaaaacaaaaaagaacctttaaaaatcaaaattctgagccgggcggtggtggcacacgcctttaatcccagcactcgggaggcagaggcaggtggatttctgagttcgaggtcagcctggtctacaatgtgagttccaggacagccagggctacacagagaaaccctgtctcgaaaaacaaaaaaacaaaaaaacaaaaaaaaatcaaaattctgaGCCAGgcaatggcagctcacacctttaatcccatgatcAGCAGGTGGAGGCAGCTGAGTAAGAAAAGGTAAGTTCTGAACTGGGTACAGCGGCAGAGTTTGCCTAGACACCCCaggttcaaaccccaggatcttcAACTAAAAATTCAAATTGTGGAAATAGTGAATGTTATCAGCAGACTGAAGTTAAGATCCCAGCATCTAAGCTGGGTGACACACAAATACCTGTACCTCCTAATCTATAGGGTTCTGCATCCCTTTGATTTTTgggtacataatttttttttttaaaatcagggactaaagagatggcttagtggctaaaAGCACTGTTAGCATAGGACCCCGGCTCTCTTTTCAGTATCCATATTGGGTATTGGGTGGCTTGGTGGTTCAGAGTCCTCTAGCTCTGGGGATTggtctcttcctgcctctgtaccTGCACTCAGGTGATCTTAAGTAGAAGCTGTTGTGGTCCAAGGTGATGAGTAGGAGCTGTAAAATGTcttgagttcaggacagccagggccacagagacTGCTCACCCACCTTGGATGCTCTGTCCTTAACTGATTGCCAGAGCTCAGCTCAGTAGCCCCAGAAATACCCCACCTTTTGACTGTACAATGGGTTGGGACACCGTTGACCTCACCTATTGATGCACCTATGCTGGGTGTGAAATGGCCCACTACAGGATGGGACATTGTGACTTTAGAGAAATGTCTCCAGGACCCCTTGGACCTATGACCTAAACTTATTTCCCTACATCTACCAACCCTACCATGTTTCCTTCTTCATTCCCAGTTTAGTCCTTGTCCTTGGGACCACTAAAGAGATTTTTAAAGCCAGCCCTGGCACCATTCACCCAGCTCTCACTCTGCTGATGCACACTTCCTTCTCTTGATGGCTCACATCCAAGGGTTTTCAACATAACTGACCAGACCACCTGCCAAGGAACTGTActccattttctgagaaaacTTCACAAACAAAATGGCTAATAAACTAAACTGCTTCAAACAGCTTCCTCATGACGTGTGAGGATCCCCTTATTTTCAACATACTTTCTTCCGCTGCAAGCCTGCATGGTGTATCTTTAAAAGGCAATTAAGCTGGGGGCCTCTAATTCTAccatttgggagatggaggcaggtttCTAGTTTAGGATTGAAGTCCATAGTATACAATAGATCCTTTACCTTGTATCAAAAATAAACTTTTTAGATTAATCAGCTTCAAAACCCCTCTAAGTTATGTATATAACTACTGCTCAGGTACTTGGGCACATTTCTAAGACCTGGACTTGCCTCTTAAGTGCCTCTCATGTATGCTTAATAAACTAATTTCATTCTTGCTGGTTTTGAAGTTCTTTGCGGTGTATGTCAAGGTCCCGGGTCACCTGAATAAAAGGCACTGGCTCAGAGATCTTCAGGTTGAATTGTTGACAATACAGTTGTACTTCTGTTGTGATAGGTCTAGAGCTAAGCTGGGAGTGAGAATTTCTGGGCAAAAAGACACTGTCACCCATAAACCCAACCTTGTTTGGGGTGGGGTAAAACGAGGGCTAGGTTTTAGCCTGTCCCTCAGCTAAGGGAATTCTAGTCCGGGGAAAAGGGTGAGAGGGTAACATTACCCAGGCGCACACCACTTCCTGGAACAATCAGTTGGGTTGAGGCTTTTGTTCTGAGACCAAGTAGACCCCACAATCGGAGGAGCCACAGGATCAGGCAGCTAAAACCCAAGTGAGCAGCTAGGGTATCGAGGGCCCCTATGATGGTAAGAGCAGGACTTGAGTCTGTGACAGTATTTGCTGGGCCAGTGTCAGTCTGTTTGGCCTGTTGGTTTTGGGGGCTTTAGCCTGAGTGGCCCAGGTTTTCAGGCCCATAGGGGGTACTATCTGCGACTTCGCCCAGGTTCTGTCCAGTTCATCTGTGTCCTGGTGGGTATCCCTGGAGAAGGAGGAGACACCTGTTCACAAACTCCTGGTACCCAGATCTGTACAAAACTTGCACTTCTCCATGTGCTCGGCTCTCCCTGAGTCCAGGGGCTGCCCAAGCTGTGGGATTGAAGAAGCTGTGGGATTGAAGAAGCTGTGGGATTGAAGAagctgtggggagagagagaagctgaagcCTGGGAATCCCCTCTCCAGGTCTCTCAGATGGCTTTGCCCAGCAGGTGTCACGAAGGGGCGGGGCCTCGGGGGCGCGGCCGTTCCCTGCTTGATCCAGTTGGATCGCGCGCCCAGGTCCTGCCCCCTGCCGACCAGGCCCCGCCCTCACCCCGCACTAAAacacctcctcctctgcctcccggcACAGCGTCTCCGCCTCCGCCGGCGGAGACCCCAAGGTATCGAGACTGCGGGACCCACTGCCCGCAGGACATCGAGTCACGATGTTCCCGAGGGAGACCAAGTGGAACATCTCATTCGCTGGCTGCGGCTTCCTCGGGGTCTACCACATTGGCGTGGCCTCCTGCCTCCGTGAGCACGCGCCCTTCCTGGTGGCCAACGCCACTCACATCTACGGAGCCTCGGCAGGGGCGCTCACCGCCACAGCGCTGGTCACTGGGGCCTGCCTGGGTGAGCCGAGCTGCGCGGAAGTTGGGCAGGATGGGGTGGGGACCGCGCAGGCCGGTGGATGCTCTAGCGTCCCACGCCTAGCCGGCGTAGGGAAGCTGTTCCAGTAACTAGTTAGTGCAGTAGAAGCGGTAGAGAGGGACATCTCTGCCTGTATTCCGGAACTATGACCGAAAGTCCAGTTCTGAGCTCCGGTCCGGGGCGggttctggtttgtttttgttctggtttgtttttgttctaagAGTGTCTAGGGACTGGGGTGGGGCCTGGCGCGCTCTTGGCTCATGGCATTCTCTTGGTGCCCATGTAGCCCGCCTTAAGGGGCACAAAGGTTGGAGACCAGCAGGTGCCACTCGACTGTTATTGGAAAGAGAAAGTAAATCGTGGGCGGAGCTATGAgcgagggagagaggaggggcatTGGTCTCCCCGAACTGGCTGCCAGCGGTCACTGTGTCCTGAGGCTCTGCCGCTACAAACTGCTGTGACTCTGGGGCCTAGTACAAGGATTCCTCAAATGGGCATCTGGACACTGTGTCATGGTTCCTAAAGGGGACCTCTGAACGCAGCTGGAGCCAGGGCTGGGCATAATTGCTTGCTCGGTCCATGGTGATTGACAGCTGTAGCCAGCTGACCCACTTCACCGGGTGGCCACACTTCTGTGCTTTGAAGGGTTTCGGGAGTACAGAGATGGGAAGGGGGGCTGGGTCTCACACTTCCGGCTACCACGTGGGTTGTTGTTTACAGCACACAAAGTTCTTCCTCCTTAGGAGTCCTGGGAAGTGCTGCCCATCCCCCCGTCCCATAGGTCAGGCAAGGTGACAAGGGCATCGGCAGGAGATTGTCTAGGGTTTTCTGCGGTCTCTTTCCCATCACCTTTGCcctgaggagggaagaggagaaggaatacAGTTCTAGTTCTTGGTCCCTGAAGTTCACCCTGTGATCTTGCCCGCTGGCTCTCATGGGGGCTTTCAGAGGAGTGGGTATAGTGGGTAGGTGGTCTCAGGACAGACATGAGGACCATACCTGAATTGAGAATGAGTTAGGGATGCCACTCCCACAGAACCACTTACTACCAATACTTTGCACAGGTGATCTTGAGCAGCTAGAACAATGACAGGTTGCCTACTGTCTGCTGTAAACCCCTGGTCTTTATGTCCCATGCCTGCCAAGGTGAGCATCTTGGAGGAGGGCATGGGTCCTCaggggggaaaacaaacaaaccctagaTTCTCCTCTCTCTGGCCACCGTACTATTGTTCTGGGTCATCATCAAGGGCCTCCTAAGTGTCAGAGTGCTTGCATTTGGCAGAAGTGAGACCATGTCTTCCCAGGAAGTGGGCCCTCCGCTGTAAGCTACTGTTCTTGAGGGTGCACCTCTTGGGCTGAGCTGGGCTTCGTGGGTCTGCCCACCCACTTAGATCTGGCCAAGTAGGTGATGGTTGAAGTAGGTCAGAGTTGACCCTCCGTCTTCCCATGCTAGGCCACGTGCCATACCATGTTAGGCACAGTGACTCATGGGGACAGGCAGTTGGGAAATACCAGGCACAGGGCAGGTTTTAATCGCAGCTGGCCAGCTCCTGCTGTACGCCATCTCCAGGGTGGTGGTCTGCCTTCTTCTTTAAGTGGCAAAGTCCCAATTGTGAGCCAGCCCCCAGTGTGGGCATAGGTGTCTTCACAGTCAATGGAATGTCATCCATCTGAGTATATCCTGGGTGTGGAGTCCTGGAGGACAGATGGTTACTAAGCTGGGAATGCTGGGAATGCTGTCCCTGATCCCGGCCCTGCTCTCCCAGGTGAAGCAGGTGCCAACATTATTGAGGTGTCCAAGGAGGCCCGGAAGCGGTTCCTGGGTCCTCTGCATCCCTCCTTCAACCTGGTGAAGACCATCCGTGGCTGTCTACTAAAGACCCTGCCTGCTGATTGCCATGAGCGCGCCAATGGACGCCTGGGCATCTCCCTGACTCGTGTTTCAGACGGAGAGAACGTCATCATATCCCACTTTAGCTCCAAGGATGAGCTCATCCAGGTAGGCACTGCAGACACCGTGTTGGCGGCGGCAGGGAGTTAACTCAAGGCAGAGCCTTGTCTACTACCCTGTGTCTTGTTCTTCAGGCCAATGTCTGCAGCACATTTATCCCGGTGTACTGTGGCCTCATTCCTCCTACCCTCCAAGGGGTGGTAAGTATCTCTGCTTGGCCCTGCCCTGGAACGAGAAGCATCATGTACTGTCTCTGGGCTGCAGGAAAAGGGGGTGGAGGAGAAAGGCCACTGGGGTGCCTCTCTCCATCTTCAGTCCCTCACTGCCTGTTGCTTGACTTCTCATGACTCAAGATTCAGGGGAGTCTTGGGGAGGCTCAGATTTCCTCTGGCTGGTGCCCATCTCAACTCCATCTGTCTGGCCATTTGCTGAGGAGTCCCCAGTGGCCAATACGTAGTGGGCCAAAGGCTCAAGTGGAACCGAGTAGGGCTGCCAGGACACCCTGCAGCCCCTCAGTGTGTGACTATGAATGTGTGTTCTTGCAAAGCGCTATGTGGATGGCGGCATTTCAGACAACTTGCCACTTTATGAGCTGAAGAATACCATCACAGTGTCCCCATTCTCAGGCGAGAGTGACATCTGCCCTCAGGACAGCTCCACCAACATCCACGAGCTTCGCGTCACCAACACCAGCATCCAGTTCAACCTTCGCAATCTCTACCGCCTCTCGAAGGCTCTCTTCCCGCCAGAGCCCATGGTGAGCCCGCACACACCCAGTCCTGACTAAGCCAGCACCAGGGGAGAGAACCCTGGGGACCTCTGAGCCCTGGGATGACAGTGGGGCTTTTGGATGCTTTCCAAGGTTGGCAGGACTTCAAGCCAGGGCAGGTTGTTGGTGGAAGTGGCAGTTACAGGGACTCTACAGCAGTAATTCAACCGCACCATTCACACTGATTTATACCTCCGCCACAGGTCCTCCGAGAGATGTGCAAACAGGGCTACAGAGATGGACTTCGATTCCTTAGGAGGAATGGTGTGTGGGCAGCCCTGGGGTGGAAGAAGCTGGACCTGCAGTGCCCCCTGCTGGCCATAACCTCTGATGGCATctctctgaccccccccccccccccacaggccTACT
This Mus musculus strain C57BL/6J chromosome 7, GRCm38.p6 C57BL/6J DNA region includes the following protein-coding sequences:
- the Rplp2 gene encoding 60S acidic ribosomal protein P2 isoform b (isoform b is encoded by transcript variant 3), which produces MRYVASYLLAALGGNSSPSAKDIKKILDSVGIEADDDRLNKVISELNGKNIEDVIAQGVGKLASVPAGGAVAVSAAPGSAAPAAGSAPAAEEKKDEKKEESEESDDDMGFGLFD
- the Rplp2 gene encoding 60S acidic ribosomal protein P2 isoform a (isoform a is encoded by transcript variant 2): MRYVASYLLAALGGNSSPSAKDIKKILDSVGIEADDDRLNKVISELNGKNIEDVIAQGVGKLASVPAGGAVAVSAAPGSAAPAAGSAPAAAEEKKDEKKEESEESDDDMGFGLFD
- the Pnpla2 gene encoding patatin-like phospholipase domain-containing protein 2 isoform 2 (isoform 2 is encoded by transcript variant 2), with product MFPRETKWNISFAGCGFLGVYHIGVASCLREHAPFLVANATHIYGASAGALTATALVTGACLGEAGANIIEVSKEARKRFLGPLHPSFNLVKTIRGCLLKTLPADCHERANGRLGISLTRVSDGENVIISHFSSKDELIQANVCSTFIPVYCGLIPPTLQGVRYVDGGISDNLPLYELKNTITVSPFSGESDICPQDSSTNIHELRVTNTSIQFNLRNLYRLSKALFPPEPMVLREMCKQGYRDGLRFLRRNALLEACVEPKDLMTTLSNMLPVRLATAMMVPYTLPLESAVSFTIRLLEWLPDVPEDIRWMKEQTGSICQYLVMRAKRKLGDHLPSRLSEQVELRRAQSLPSVPLSCATYSEALPNWVRNNLSLGDALAKWEECQRQLLLGLFCTNVAFPPDALRMRAPASPTAADPATPQDPPGLPPC
- the Pnpla2 gene encoding patatin-like phospholipase domain-containing protein 2 isoform 1 (isoform 1 is encoded by transcript variant 1) — its product is MFPRETKWNISFAGCGFLGVYHIGVASCLREHAPFLVANATHIYGASAGALTATALVTGACLGEAGANIIEVSKEARKRFLGPLHPSFNLVKTIRGCLLKTLPADCHERANGRLGISLTRVSDGENVIISHFSSKDELIQANVCSTFIPVYCGLIPPTLQGVRYVDGGISDNLPLYELKNTITVSPFSGESDICPQDSSTNIHELRVTNTSIQFNLRNLYRLSKALFPPEPMVLREMCKQGYRDGLRFLRRNGLLNQPNPLLALPPVVPQEEDAEEAAVVEERAGEEDQLQPYRKDRILEHLPARLNEALLEACVEPKDLMTTLSNMLPVRLATAMMVPYTLPLESAVSFTIRLLEWLPDVPEDIRWMKEQTGSICQYLVMRAKRKLGDHLPSRLSEQVELRRAQSLPSVPLSCATYSEALPNWVRNNLSLGDALAKWEECQRQLLLGLFCTNVAFPPDALRMRAPASPTAADPATPQDPPGLPPC